One stretch of Armigeres subalbatus isolate Guangzhou_Male chromosome 2, GZ_Asu_2, whole genome shotgun sequence DNA includes these proteins:
- the LOC134217200 gene encoding polyserase-2-like — protein sequence MRYSLINVFVCLPIISSTVSAQLFVAHIPAGYFARSNLSDCHQRFHNRTLMDQCLVFGGVRANVTEFPHMAVIGWATSGTHIAWKCGGSLITTRFVVTAAHCAVDEDNNAPSVVRVGDVNLASDEDDKYAQQVSIARFIRHPQHRFSSKYDDIALIELDQEVNLTLGVCPACVWHNSHLPYDNFDVAGFGATGYAEKGSPYLLKAYLKMETTEKCTEEFAATRGLPNGITEKQLCASNTKMDTCQGDSGGPLQITLNSYNRQIPTLIGVTSFGRSCGFGSFGVYQKIHPHIMWIESIVGESLDLLECAKKYEQFRVDHQLEPECKIAGPFVNRVELHWEHGQHNPQCAGTLIDYNTVITSASCTTNSAGNEPHYISILGYTVPISEINRFPDYTPGVLKHNIALIRLKFYLKPNLKVAPACPISGFDGGGIGSLKIARNDSISNKEPLFLPIRQKCDDKSFSSLHLADDTSGNDMDCYISNYRLIPGLCNIDEGGPFLNHGHSSLQGINILPGDCGSQNPLVVLKLDSYIPWIESFVLDRSVTPEPPISFPEDNSTLFFKPCHTRDGTEGVCLSHWGCGAEIVKQKHNGTGVTMCGFEGDVGYICCPQGSIGTVPLLISRPIELPLIEIDTINPLEP from the exons ATGAGGTACTCTCTCATAAACGTTTTTGTTTGTCTACCGATAATCAGTTCGACGGTTTCGGCGCAATTATTCGTAGCGCACATTCCAGCGGGATACTTTGCTCGGTCCAACCTGAGCGACTGCCATCAGCGATTCCACAATCGAACGCTCATGGACCAGTGTTTGGTATTTGGAGGAGTTCGCGCGAATGTGACAGAGTTCCCGCATATGGCCGTTATCGGTTGGGCAACAAGTGGAACGCATATCGCTTGGAAGTGTGGTGGGTCATTGATAACGACGCGGTTTGTTGTTACCGCGGCGCACTGTGCAGTGGACGAGGACAACAACGCTCCTAGCGTGGTGCGAGTCGGAGATGTAAATTTGGCGTCCGATGAAGATGATAAATATGCACAGCAAGTATCCATCGCACGATTTATAAGACATCCACAGCATCGGTTCAGCAGCAAGTATGATGATATTGCGTTGATCGAATTGGATCAAGAGGTGAA CTTAACATTGGGAGTTTGCCCAGCTTGTGTGTGGCATAATTCTCATCTGCCATACGATAATTTTGATGTGGCAGGGTTTGGAGCTACTGGATACGCCGAAAAAGGTAGCCCTTACTTACTTAAAGCATATCTGAAAATGGAAACTACGGAAAAATGCACCGAAGAATTTGCGGCAACTCGAGGTCTACCAAATGGAATAACCGAGAAACAGCTGTGTGCTTCCAATACCAAAATGGATACTTGTCAGGGAGATTCAGGAGGACCACTGCAGATTACTCTAAATTCTTATAACAGACAAATTCCGACATTAATTGGAGTGACTTCCTTTGGTAGAAGCTGTGGTTTCGGTTCATTTGGCGTGTATCAAAAAATCCATCCTCACATCATGTGGATAGAATCAATTGTTGGTGAATCGTTAGACCTATTAGAATGCGCGAAAAAGTACGAGCAATTCAGAGTAGATCACCAACTGGAACCGGAGTGTAAAATAGCTGGTCCTTTCGTTAATAGG GTGGAGCTTCATTGGGAACATGGACAACACAACCCACAGTGTGCCGGGACTCTAATCGATTACAACACCGTTATCACATCAGCCAGCTGTACCACGAATTCTGCTGGGAACGAGCCTCACTATATATCCATATTGGGTTATACAGTTCCCATCTCCGAGATTAATCGTTTTCCAGATTACACACCGGGAGTGCTGAAGCACAATATTGCTCTTATAAGACTCAAATTCTACTTAAAACCAAATTTAAAAGTTGCTCCCGCTTGTCCAATATCAGGATTTGACGGAGGTGGTATTGGATCGTTGAAAATAGCACGTAACGATTCCATCAGCAATAAGGAACCACTGTTTCTGCCAATTCGCCAAAAATGTGATGACAAATCGTTCTCCAGTCTACATTTAGCGGATGATACTTCGGGCAACGATATGGACTGCTACATCTCAAACTATCGTCTAATTCCAGGACTTTGCAACATCGACGAGGGAGGACCATTCCTGAATCACGGTCACTCCTCGCTTCAAGGAATCAACATTTTACCAGGGGACTGTGGTTCTCAGAATCCATTGGTTGTGCTTAAATTAGATTCCTACATCCCATGGATAGAATCATTCGTGCTTGACCGATCGGTTACTCCAGAGCCACCAATTTCATTCCCAGAAGACAACTCCACGCTGTTTTTCAAACCATGCCACACCCGAGATGGTACGGAAGGTGTCTGCCTTAGTCATTGGGGTTGCGGTGCGgaaattgtaaaacaaaaacataatgGAACAGGAGTGACTATGTGTGGATTCGAAGGTGATGTGGGGTATATATGCTGCCCGCAAGGAAGCATAGGCACTGTACCTTTACTGATATCACGGCCTAttgaattacctttgattgaaataGATACAATAAATCCGCTAGAGCCCTGA